A DNA window from Candidatus Omnitrophota bacterium contains the following coding sequences:
- a CDS encoding late competence development ComFB family protein: protein MSTKLKNIIEDVAKDCLNNALTLRYDICTCQSCKNDMLAFILSRIPAKYVTTEQGALHTVIQQTRIEHQAEIARAVIAAIDTISLNPRHQIKEDKMQTFGLLLEKIKEDRGLDFKHYHQELLKRRVAIRMRATNIDNYPDYLRLLIRNPEEYEKLFEVMCINVSEFFRDPAVWVKVRIIFAELIRRKTRNNNKTIRIWSAGCANGEEPHTIAIKLLSLLQADILNFCVEIIATDVDKKSIKIAEKGEYAKDSLKNVSKKYLDRYFNQDKDIYRTKDDINKLITYRYLDLTSAEMVNDVDMVFCRNVFIYFDRSLQEQLLMKFYKALRPEGYLIMGQSETLVREAKTIFEEVDGNARIYQRKD from the coding sequence ATGTCCACAAAATTAAAAAATATAATAGAAGATGTTGCCAAGGATTGCTTAAATAACGCCCTGACCCTGCGTTATGATATTTGCACCTGCCAATCCTGCAAGAATGACATGCTGGCTTTTATCCTCTCCCGCATCCCCGCTAAATATGTAACTACTGAACAAGGCGCTTTGCATACGGTGATCCAACAGACCCGGATCGAGCATCAGGCAGAGATCGCCCGCGCGGTGATTGCCGCCATCGACACGATCAGCCTTAACCCCAGGCATCAAATAAAAGAGGACAAAATGCAGACCTTCGGACTTCTGCTTGAGAAAATAAAAGAAGACCGAGGCTTGGATTTCAAACATTATCACCAGGAGCTGTTAAAAAGGCGCGTCGCCATCAGGATGCGCGCGACCAATATAGATAACTATCCGGATTATCTCAGGCTGCTTATACGCAACCCTGAAGAATACGAAAAGCTGTTCGAGGTCATGTGCATAAATGTGTCCGAGTTTTTCCGCGACCCTGCGGTCTGGGTAAAAGTAAGAATAATTTTTGCGGAACTGATCCGCAGGAAGACCCGGAATAACAATAAGACTATCCGGATATGGTCGGCCGGATGCGCCAATGGGGAAGAGCCGCATACCATAGCCATAAAACTGCTCTCTCTGCTGCAGGCGGATATCCTGAATTTCTGCGTGGAGATCATTGCCACCGACGTGGACAAAAAAAGCATTAAGATCGCCGAGAAGGGCGAATACGCCAAAGACAGCCTGAAGAACGTAAGCAAAAAATACCTGGATAGATATTTCAATCAGGACAAGGATATCTACCGGACAAAAGACGATATAAACAAACTGATCACCTACCGATACCTGGACCTTACTTCCGCGGAAATGGTGAACGATGTAGATATGGTTTTCTGCCGCAACGTGTTCATTTATTTCGACCGCAGCCTGCAGGAACAGCTTTTGATGAAGTTTTACAAAGCCCTCCGCCCGGAAGGATACTTGATCATGGGGCAATCCGAGACGTTGGTCAGG
- a CDS encoding prepilin-type N-terminal cleavage/methylation domain-containing protein, producing the protein MSEKRFIILGYKGFTLIEVVLVVVIMGILAGLAIPRLNSFYAIKLSSAVKKTVSDIRYIQRKALTDSTNCRLVFNAGTDAYTGQEEKPRGSNNWVSVNDPFTGQALNVNFRTEPQYAGIDISGASFFGSATLQFNWQGIPLAPGSVTLSYKGESSILSVANNTGYVSVQ; encoded by the coding sequence ATGTCCGAAAAACGTTTTATTATTTTGGGATATAAAGGTTTTACGCTTATTGAAGTAGTTTTAGTCGTGGTTATCATGGGAATATTGGCGGGTTTGGCTATACCCCGGCTGAACAGTTTTTACGCTATAAAGTTGAGCAGTGCGGTGAAGAAAACAGTCAGCGATATCCGGTATATTCAGCGCAAGGCTCTGACTGATAGCACTAATTGTCGTCTGGTTTTTAATGCCGGCACCGACGCATATACGGGACAGGAAGAAAAGCCCAGGGGCAGCAATAACTGGGTCAGCGTAAATGATCCGTTTACCGGCCAGGCCCTCAACGTGAATTTTCGGACCGAGCCTCAATATGCAGGGATCGATATTTCCGGTGCCTCCTTTTTTGGATCGGCGACTTTACAGTTCAATTGGCAGGGGATACCCTTGGCCCCGGGTTCTGTAACGCTTTCTTATAAGGGCGAGAGTAGTATTTTGAGCGTAGCGAACAATACGGGATACGTGAGCGTGCAATGA
- a CDS encoding type II secretion system GspH family protein yields MRRLNNRGLTLIELIVIIVVMGLAIPALIANLATITWRSTQSQAIGDSLSYARSLLEEIKVKDFSDPDDPDNTTLGVNADDVYPNYNDVDDYNGYNDTPASGFSRRVAVDYVNLSSNQWSDSADPTDFKRVNVTVSSSAGFSGNITLEYVASAYKFF; encoded by the coding sequence ATGAGACGGCTGAACAACAGGGGATTGACGTTGATCGAGCTTATAGTGATCATTGTGGTGATGGGCCTGGCTATTCCGGCTTTGATCGCCAATCTGGCTACTATTACTTGGCGTTCAACGCAATCTCAGGCGATCGGCGATTCTTTATCTTATGCCCGCAGCCTGCTGGAGGAAATAAAGGTAAAGGACTTTTCCGATCCCGATGATCCGGATAATACGACTCTGGGGGTCAATGCCGACGATGTATATCCTAACTATAACGACGTAGATGACTATAACGGTTATAATGATACCCCGGCATCCGGATTCAGCCGCAGGGTCGCGGTTGATTACGTTAATCTCAGCTCTAATCAATGGTCGGATTCCGCCGACCCTACGGATTTTAAAAGGGTCAATGTGACGGTTTCTTCAAGCGCGGGTTTTTCGGGGAATATTACGCTGGAATATGTGGCCAGCGCTTATAAATTCTTTTAG
- a CDS encoding type II secretion system GspH family protein — MLKVGKSNGVTLIELVVVIAIAGILAYASSAYIKQVVDLWRILNFTGETVTQGKDAVGRMVREIREVNNETCVYIANNAEFRFLNTTGSSIDFYMSNNTLMRNNDKLAGNINNLTFTYFNETSSVINSPIVSPQKTDIRRVVITVGVRDGEFGRTITEQAVPRNLAN; from the coding sequence TTGTTAAAGGTTGGAAAGTCAAATGGTGTCACGCTTATCGAACTGGTGGTTGTGATCGCAATAGCCGGGATCCTGGCTTACGCGTCATCGGCGTATATAAAACAGGTGGTGGACCTGTGGAGGATACTTAATTTCACCGGCGAGACGGTAACCCAAGGCAAAGACGCGGTAGGAAGGATGGTCAGGGAGATCCGGGAGGTCAATAACGAGACCTGCGTGTATATCGCCAATAACGCGGAATTCAGATTCCTGAACACCACCGGAAGCAGCATAGACTTTTATATGTCGAACAATACCTTGATGCGTAACAACGATAAACTGGCCGGGAATATAAATAACCTGACCTTCACGTATTTTAATGAAACCAGCTCGGTTATCAATTCCCCTATAGTCTCGCCGCAAAAAACCGATATACGCAGGGTCGTCATTACGGTCGGGGTCAGGGACGGGGAATTCGGCAGAACGATCACGGAGCAGGCTGTTCCGCGCAACCTGGCAAATTGA